The DNA sequence GCATCACGACCTGGGCGGGCGACCGCGCGTGGTGACGGCGAAGTTGAACTAATGGTGTGGCACCACAATAATATGCTTGGAGAAAGCCCTGCCGCGGGCTAAGACTGCCTCCGGGGACGGCATTTTCAACCTAAATCGTTGAAAAAGGGCGCTGCCCCGCTCCAGAGCATGCGCGCTGCTGAATGTCCGGCAGCCATGCGGGAAAGCCGTTTCGGACCTAAAGGTCCGGTGCGGCACGCGGTATAACACGCATCCGGGATCGCTGTTTTGACCGATGGCGGATTGAGTAAGGACAGGACGCAAAGACTTGATCAACAATCGTCAGGCTAACAACGGCCGCCGGCGTGGCCGTGGCGGTCAGCGCCCCCAGGGTGGCGGTGGCAACCAGAACGCAGGCAACGGCAATCGCATCGACAGCCGCGCGCGTGGCAATGCCGCGCAATTGCTAGAGAAATACAAGAATCTGGCGCGTGAAGCGCAGATGCATGGCGATCGGGTCAACACCGAATATTATCTGCAGTTCGCCGACCATTATTTCCGCGTGCTGGCCGAGACGCGTTCGCGCTTCGAGGAGCAGAACCCCGGCCAGACCGCGCATGGCAAGCGCCCGAACACCGATATCGACGGCGACGACGAGGATTTCGACACCGACGGCAATGAAGGCCCGCGCGGTAACGAGGGTGACGCCGACGATGGCGACGATCGCGGCCAGCGCCGCGATGCGCGGCCCGAGCGGAATTACCGTCAGGACCGCGATGGCCGTCAGGATCAGGGGCGTCAGGACAACCGGCCCCAGCGCGAGGACCGGCCTCAACGCGACACTCGCCCGGAGCGCGAACCGCGCGCCGACCGCGACCAGCGTCAGGACCGCGATGTGCGCCCTGAGCGGGAAGCGCGCCCGGAGCGCGACAATCGTGATGCACGCCCTGAGCGCGCCGAGCGCGACAACCGTCCAGACCGGAGTGATCGTCGTCCCAACGCCTATCGTTCGGAAATGACTGAGGCCCCGGCTCCGGCCGTGCCGATGCCTGCGAACGAGGATGAGTCCCCCCGCACCGAAGCCGTTCCCGAGCGTCCCCGCCGTGGCCGTCCGCGCCGCGAACCCGAGGATACGGGCGAGGCTATCGGCATCGCCGCGATCCTGCCCCCTTCGCTGGGCGTCGAGGGTGAGGTGGTCGAGGTCAAGCCCCGCCGTCGCCGCGTGAAGAAAGACGACGAGCCTGCTGCGGCGGAGTGAGTTCTTGCCGTTGCGGGAAGAATAAGGGGGCTGGTTCGTCACAGGCGAACCGGCCTCTTTCGTATTTTGCGCGCCAGCCAAATCATTCTGATTCTTTGTATTGTCCGTTGACACGCACGGTAGGCTGGCGATGTTGCGGCAACGGTACGAAGGGGGAGTGCGATGCGGCGTCTGACCTTGGCTCATGCGGCAATTGGGGCGTTGGCGGTGGGAGCCGCGCTTCCAGGCACGGCGTTCGCGCAGTCCGCGCAGGGCGAAGTTTCCGTCACCATTTACAACAACAATCTGGCGCTGGTTCAGGACAAGCGCGACCTGCGGCTGCCTGCGGGCAAGTCGAAACAGGATTTCCCCGACGTGTCGGCACAGATGCGGCCGGAGACGGTGACGCTGGCCACCGCTGGCGCGACGATCGTCGAGCAGAATTTCGATTTCGACCTGCTGACGCCCGAGGCGCTGATGGAAAAGGCGGTCGGGCAGAGTGTCACCGTCGTGCGCGGCGGCCAGAGCCTG is a window from the Sphingomonas sp. LT1P40 genome containing:
- a CDS encoding DUF4167 domain-containing protein, which gives rise to MINNRQANNGRRRGRGGQRPQGGGGNQNAGNGNRIDSRARGNAAQLLEKYKNLAREAQMHGDRVNTEYYLQFADHYFRVLAETRSRFEEQNPGQTAHGKRPNTDIDGDDEDFDTDGNEGPRGNEGDADDGDDRGQRRDARPERNYRQDRDGRQDQGRQDNRPQREDRPQRDTRPEREPRADRDQRQDRDVRPEREARPERDNRDARPERAERDNRPDRSDRRPNAYRSEMTEAPAPAVPMPANEDESPRTEAVPERPRRGRPRREPEDTGEAIGIAAILPPSLGVEGEVVEVKPRRRRVKKDDEPAAAE